Proteins encoded in a region of the Candidatus Deferrimicrobium sp. genome:
- a CDS encoding PIG-L deacetylase family protein translates to MPRFDGGYVPRSAMAIYAHPDDIEFTIAGTIAKWARAGCEVTFVLITSGNAGTHDRKFTRKSLARVREREERESARILGAARVVFLHHGDCELVPTLALRKELVRRIRRHRPEVVLCNDPQALFFGDRYINHPDHLAAGKVALEAVFPCAEMELLWPGAGLPHKVHAVYVSSTAAPDTWVDVTETIDVKIAALSAHQSQLGDRDISPMILEWARDEALRAQAGKAAGKKDTGRSKYAEAFRVMRLMRE, encoded by the coding sequence ATGCCCAGGTTCGACGGCGGGTACGTGCCCCGCTCCGCGATGGCGATCTACGCACACCCCGACGACATCGAGTTCACCATCGCAGGGACGATCGCGAAATGGGCGCGGGCCGGATGCGAGGTGACCTTCGTTCTCATCACGAGCGGAAACGCCGGGACGCACGACCGGAAGTTCACCCGGAAGAGCCTCGCGCGGGTGCGGGAACGGGAGGAGAGGGAATCCGCCCGGATCCTCGGCGCCGCCCGGGTCGTCTTCCTGCATCACGGCGACTGCGAACTCGTGCCGACCCTTGCGCTGCGGAAGGAGCTGGTCCGCCGGATAAGACGGCACCGCCCCGAGGTCGTGTTGTGCAACGACCCCCAGGCCCTCTTCTTCGGCGACCGGTACATCAACCATCCGGACCACCTCGCGGCGGGGAAGGTGGCGCTCGAAGCGGTTTTCCCCTGCGCGGAGATGGAGCTCCTGTGGCCCGGAGCGGGCCTTCCGCACAAGGTCCACGCCGTCTACGTCAGCTCGACCGCCGCTCCCGACACCTGGGTCGACGTGACGGAGACGATCGACGTGAAGATCGCGGCGCTGTCGGCGCACCAGAGCCAGCTGGGGGACCGGGACATCTCCCCCATGATCCTCGAGTGGGCGAGGGACGAAGCGCTTCGCGCCCAGGCGGGCAAGGCAGCCGGAAAAAAGGACACGGGCCGGTCGAAGTACGCGGAGGCGTTCCGCGTCATGCGGCTGATGAGGGAATAG
- a CDS encoding DedA family protein, with protein sequence MVTRVLEALAGFVIFVISSLGLPGIVLLMAIESACIPLPSEVIMPFSGYLVYKGEHSLLAVSLAGTLGCIVGSIPAYYLGMYGGRPLIEKYGKYILMSRHDLDLADRWFTRHGEATVFFARLLPVIRTFIAFPAGVARMDMKRFLLYTFAGSFPWCLGLAYLGMMLGEKWPTLREYFHRFDLLIGAILVAGVVWYVRRHLKNRVTE encoded by the coding sequence TTGGTAACGCGCGTCCTCGAAGCCCTCGCGGGCTTCGTCATCTTCGTCATTTCCTCCCTCGGGCTTCCCGGCATCGTCCTGTTGATGGCGATCGAGTCGGCGTGCATCCCCCTGCCGTCCGAAGTGATCATGCCGTTCTCCGGGTACCTCGTTTACAAGGGGGAACACTCCCTCTTGGCCGTGTCGCTGGCCGGCACCCTCGGCTGCATCGTGGGATCGATCCCGGCGTACTACCTCGGGATGTACGGCGGCCGTCCCCTCATAGAGAAGTACGGGAAGTACATCCTCATGTCCCGCCACGATCTCGACCTGGCCGACCGATGGTTCACCCGCCACGGCGAGGCGACCGTGTTCTTCGCGCGCCTGCTCCCCGTGATCCGCACCTTCATCGCCTTCCCCGCCGGGGTGGCGCGGATGGACATGAAGCGGTTCCTTCTCTACACCTTCGCCGGGTCGTTTCCGTGGTGCCTGGGGCTGGCGTACCTCGGGATGATGCTCGGGGAAAAATGGCCGACCCTGCGGGAATATTTCCACCGGTTCGACCTGCTGATCGGCGCGATCCTGGTGGCGGGAGTCGTCTGGTACGTCCGGAGGCACCTCAAGAACCGCGTCACGGAGTAA
- a CDS encoding TldD/PmbA family protein, with the protein MSEAAALSDLPVSRILSALLSRGGEHGELFFEEARALTVLMEDGRIERVVSGTDAGIGVRLLFRGKTYYAYTNDLSAESLLALSNDLSRYAEGDGVAATLPASARAVRGPTVVRVPPAARGIGEKVALVREVDRIAREFSREVRQVRATWSESLRRIEVVAHPGIFVREEQTYCVLAVQAVAGDGDGLTMGYESAGGTEGLEFLDGGVPSLLARKAAGRAVRTLHAAKLPGGRMPVVLSSEAGGTMVHEAVGHGLEADLARRGMSVYKEKLGERIGSPLVSIADDATVPGKRGSFGIDDEGTPGQRTLLVDGGILKGFLHDRLSAMKDGVAPTGNGRRESYRHKPIPRMTNTLILPGGTPPEEILAAADRGLQVVKMGGGQVNTVTGDFMFEVAEGYRIEGGKRGEPVRGATITGNGPEVLSMIDRVGSDLGFGIGTCGKDGQGVPVGDAQPTLSIGPPFITVG; encoded by the coding sequence ATGTCCGAGGCCGCAGCGCTCTCCGATTTGCCCGTTTCGAGAATCCTCTCCGCGCTGCTGTCCCGCGGCGGCGAGCACGGGGAACTGTTTTTCGAGGAAGCCCGGGCCCTCACGGTCCTCATGGAGGATGGCCGGATCGAACGGGTCGTTTCGGGGACCGACGCGGGGATCGGCGTTCGCCTCCTCTTCCGGGGAAAGACGTATTACGCCTACACGAACGACCTGTCGGCCGAATCCCTTCTCGCCCTTTCGAACGACCTCTCCCGTTATGCGGAAGGGGACGGGGTCGCCGCGACGCTTCCCGCGTCGGCACGGGCGGTCCGCGGACCGACCGTCGTCCGCGTGCCGCCGGCCGCGCGGGGGATCGGTGAGAAGGTCGCGCTGGTGCGGGAGGTCGACCGGATCGCGAGGGAATTTTCCCGTGAGGTGCGCCAGGTCCGGGCGACCTGGTCGGAGTCGCTGCGACGCATCGAAGTGGTCGCCCACCCCGGCATCTTCGTCCGCGAGGAACAGACGTACTGCGTCCTCGCCGTACAGGCCGTGGCGGGGGACGGCGACGGCCTGACGATGGGATACGAATCGGCGGGAGGGACCGAGGGGCTCGAGTTTCTCGACGGCGGGGTTCCTTCGCTTCTTGCGCGCAAGGCCGCGGGGAGGGCGGTGCGGACGCTCCACGCGGCGAAACTCCCCGGCGGGAGGATGCCGGTCGTCCTCTCCTCCGAGGCGGGAGGGACGATGGTCCACGAGGCGGTCGGTCACGGCCTGGAGGCCGACCTCGCCCGGCGGGGAATGTCGGTCTACAAGGAGAAACTGGGGGAGCGGATCGGGAGCCCGCTGGTCTCCATCGCCGACGACGCCACCGTCCCCGGGAAGCGCGGCTCGTTCGGGATCGACGACGAAGGGACACCCGGGCAGCGGACCTTGCTGGTCGACGGCGGGATCCTGAAGGGATTTCTCCACGACCGCCTGTCGGCGATGAAGGACGGCGTCGCCCCCACGGGGAACGGCCGCCGGGAGTCGTACCGGCACAAACCGATCCCACGCATGACGAACACGCTCATCCTTCCCGGCGGAACGCCTCCGGAGGAGATCCTTGCCGCCGCCGACCGGGGGTTGCAGGTCGTCAAGATGGGAGGCGGTCAGGTGAACACCGTCACCGGCGACTTCATGTTCGAGGTGGCGGAGGGGTACCGGATCGAAGGCGGGAAACGCGGAGAGCCGGTCCGCGGAGCGACGATCACGGGGAACGGCCCCGAGGTCCTCTCGATGATCGACCGCGTCGGATCGGACCTCGGATTCGGCATCGGAACGTGCGGCAAGGACGGCCAGGGGGTGCCGGTCGGAGACGCCCAGCCGACCCTCTCCATCGGCCCGCCGTTCATCACGGTAGGGTAA
- a CDS encoding tetratricopeptide repeat protein, whose protein sequence is MRILVATGALALLLFLAPAGASKAYARPMGPRYEARAYASFLAGYLDSREGNLDNALLSYRKALKYAGDEPDILYEIANVLVKKGRLPEARAELEKALKVDEGHTQSRYLLAGILAASGEREKALAEYGRVLKEDPENDGAYLHVATLHAERGELSQAEAVLDQLIARNPDFYLAYYYRGRLLAARKKFDEALADYDKALSVAPGFDAALLESGAVLEILGRNAEAEERYRSALQSSPNNPFIRDRLGRLLIREKKIDQAVDQYEELKKLSDANPDVRTKLGLLYLDRDRFDDAINEFTFVLASDPGNTQVRFFLGTAYEEKGALPEAEEAFRKVPEGDPVYRDAMLHLSMLLSRQKKPDEAIEVVRKLREKSPGDVELMIFLAGQLEGAKRYEEALAVATEATEKAPENPAAWFSLGVIQDKLGKLDQVITSMEKVISLDPKHATALNYLGYTFADRNMRLPEAEKLILRALEIRPEDGYFLDSLAWVHFREGNYRRAEEELLRALKTVPDDPVVLEHLGDVLHAQGRDGEAAAQFEKAIAKGHEKPDEVRAKLQRLRKARPSGK, encoded by the coding sequence ATGCGAATTCTCGTCGCCACGGGGGCCTTGGCCCTTCTTCTTTTTCTCGCCCCGGCAGGGGCGTCAAAGGCGTATGCCCGCCCGATGGGGCCCCGGTACGAGGCCCGCGCCTATGCTTCCTTTCTCGCCGGATATCTCGACTCCCGGGAGGGGAACCTCGACAACGCTCTCCTGTCGTACAGGAAGGCGCTGAAGTACGCCGGGGACGAGCCCGACATCCTTTACGAGATCGCCAATGTCCTCGTGAAGAAGGGTCGGCTCCCCGAGGCCCGCGCGGAGCTGGAAAAGGCTCTGAAGGTGGACGAGGGGCACACACAGTCGCGGTACCTTCTGGCCGGAATCCTCGCCGCATCGGGCGAACGTGAAAAGGCCCTTGCCGAATACGGCCGCGTCTTGAAGGAGGACCCGGAGAACGATGGGGCGTACCTCCACGTCGCCACCCTCCACGCGGAGCGGGGGGAACTTTCCCAAGCCGAGGCTGTCCTCGACCAGCTGATCGCCCGGAACCCCGATTTCTACCTTGCGTACTATTACCGGGGTCGGCTCCTCGCCGCCCGGAAAAAATTCGACGAGGCCCTGGCCGACTACGACAAGGCCCTCTCGGTGGCCCCGGGCTTCGACGCAGCCCTCCTCGAATCCGGCGCGGTTCTCGAGATCCTCGGCAGGAACGCGGAGGCGGAGGAGCGCTACAGGAGTGCGCTCCAGTCCTCTCCGAACAACCCGTTCATCCGGGACCGGCTCGGCCGCCTGCTGATCCGGGAGAAGAAGATCGACCAGGCGGTGGACCAGTACGAGGAGTTGAAGAAGCTCTCCGACGCCAACCCCGACGTCCGCACGAAGCTGGGTCTTCTTTACCTCGATCGCGACCGGTTCGACGACGCGATCAACGAGTTCACCTTTGTTCTCGCGTCCGACCCGGGGAACACGCAGGTGCGCTTTTTCCTGGGGACGGCGTACGAGGAGAAGGGCGCCTTGCCGGAGGCCGAGGAGGCGTTCCGGAAGGTTCCCGAGGGCGACCCGGTCTACCGGGATGCGATGCTCCACCTTTCCATGCTCCTGTCGCGGCAGAAAAAGCCGGATGAGGCGATCGAGGTCGTCCGGAAACTTCGGGAGAAGAGCCCCGGCGACGTAGAGCTGATGATCTTCCTCGCCGGCCAGCTCGAGGGGGCGAAGCGGTACGAAGAGGCGCTGGCCGTGGCCACCGAGGCGACCGAAAAAGCCCCGGAAAACCCCGCCGCGTGGTTCTCGCTCGGGGTGATCCAGGACAAGCTGGGCAAGCTCGACCAGGTGATCACCTCGATGGAAAAGGTGATCTCCCTCGACCCGAAGCATGCCACCGCTCTCAATTACCTCGGCTACACCTTCGCGGATCGGAACATGCGCCTTCCCGAGGCGGAGAAGCTCATCCTGCGGGCGCTGGAGATCCGCCCCGAAGACGGGTACTTCCTCGACAGCCTCGCGTGGGTCCACTTCCGTGAAGGCAATTACCGGCGGGCCGAAGAAGAGCTCCTCCGGGCGCTGAAGACCGTCCCCGACGATCCCGTCGTCCTTGAGCACCTCGGGGATGTCCTGCATGCCCAGGGTAGAGACGGAGAGGCGGCCGCCCAGTTCGAGAAGGCGATCGCGAAAGGCCACGAGAAGCCGGACGAAGTGAGGGCGAAGCTCCAACGCCTGCGCAAGGCGCGGCCTTCCGGGAAGTGA
- a CDS encoding peptide-binding protein: MRAPLRRVVFPSIALFLLLAACGGGKPESAGKGTSVPDVPAYGDAIVEGSIGDVSGFLAAVTTDASSHEAAGYIFNGLVRYDKDLKLEGELAESWEISPDGKRITFHLRKGVKWHDGTPFTSDDVMFTYRRMIDPRTPTAYGEDFKQVKRAAAPDPYTFVVEYARPFAPALASWGMHVLPKHLLENHPDISKSPLNKNPVGTGPYRFVEWKTGEKVVFDANPDYFEGRPYIARVITRVIPDQATMFLELKSGGVDTMVLTPPQYVRQTDTAEFRKSFNKYKYTSSGYTYLGFRLSHPFFKDRRVRQAIAHAADKKALIDGVLLGLGQEATGPYKPGTWAYNPNVRKYPHDPVRAKALLAEAGWKEKDGVLVKDGQPFEFTVLTNAGNDARAKTAAILQQNLAEVGIRMKIRTVEWAAFINEFIDKRKFDAVILGWNITPDPDQFDIWHSSKTGPKELNHVGFANPEVDRLLDEGRRTFDLEMRKKAYFRIQEILAEEQPYVFLYVPEALPVVHNRFHGIVPAPAGITYNFIKWYVPAGLQKHRVQP, encoded by the coding sequence ATGAGGGCACCGTTGCGGCGGGTCGTTTTTCCATCGATCGCGCTGTTTCTCCTGCTCGCCGCCTGCGGCGGTGGAAAGCCGGAGAGCGCGGGGAAGGGAACGTCCGTCCCCGACGTCCCGGCGTACGGGGACGCCATCGTCGAGGGGAGCATCGGGGACGTGAGCGGCTTCCTCGCCGCGGTCACGACCGACGCCTCCTCCCATGAAGCGGCGGGCTACATCTTCAACGGGCTGGTCCGGTACGACAAGGATCTGAAGCTCGAAGGGGAACTCGCCGAATCGTGGGAGATTTCCCCCGACGGAAAGCGGATCACCTTCCACCTCCGGAAAGGGGTGAAGTGGCACGACGGGACCCCCTTTACCTCGGACGACGTGATGTTCACGTACCGGCGGATGATCGACCCGCGCACTCCCACCGCCTACGGGGAGGATTTCAAGCAGGTCAAGCGCGCCGCCGCCCCCGACCCGTACACCTTCGTGGTGGAGTACGCCCGCCCCTTCGCCCCCGCGCTGGCGTCGTGGGGGATGCACGTCCTGCCGAAGCACCTGCTGGAGAACCATCCGGACATCTCGAAGAGCCCGCTGAACAAGAATCCGGTCGGGACCGGGCCGTACCGGTTCGTCGAGTGGAAGACCGGGGAAAAGGTCGTCTTCGACGCCAACCCGGACTACTTCGAGGGGAGGCCGTACATCGCCCGCGTGATCACGCGGGTCATCCCCGACCAGGCGACGATGTTCCTCGAGCTCAAATCCGGCGGCGTGGACACCATGGTGCTCACGCCGCCGCAATATGTGCGTCAGACCGATACGGCCGAGTTCAGGAAATCGTTCAACAAGTACAAGTACACGTCGTCGGGGTACACGTACCTCGGGTTCCGCCTTTCCCACCCCTTCTTCAAGGACAGGCGGGTTCGGCAGGCGATCGCCCACGCGGCCGACAAGAAGGCCCTGATCGACGGGGTCCTCCTGGGCCTGGGACAGGAGGCGACGGGACCGTACAAGCCCGGGACCTGGGCCTATAACCCGAACGTCCGGAAATACCCCCACGACCCGGTGCGGGCGAAGGCGCTGCTCGCCGAGGCGGGATGGAAGGAAAAGGACGGGGTGCTTGTGAAGGACGGGCAGCCGTTCGAGTTCACGGTGCTCACGAACGCGGGGAACGACGCGCGGGCCAAGACGGCGGCGATCCTGCAGCAGAACCTCGCAGAAGTCGGCATCCGGATGAAGATCCGGACCGTGGAGTGGGCGGCTTTCATCAACGAGTTCATCGACAAGCGGAAGTTCGACGCGGTCATCCTCGGGTGGAACATCACTCCCGATCCGGACCAGTTCGACATCTGGCACTCCTCCAAGACGGGCCCCAAGGAACTGAACCACGTCGGGTTCGCAAACCCCGAGGTGGACCGCCTTCTCGACGAGGGACGCAGGACGTTCGACCTCGAGATGCGGAAAAAAGCGTACTTCCGGATCCAGGAGATCCTGGCCGAGGAGCAGCCGTACGTGTTCCTTTATGTCCCGGAGGCGCTGCCCGTGGTGCACAACCGGTTCCACGGCATCGTGCCGGCCCCGGCCGGCATCACGTACAACTTCATCAAATGGTACGTCCCGGCGGGGCTCCAGAAGCACCGGGTCCAGCCGTAA
- a CDS encoding ABC transporter permease yields the protein MLRYIARRLLLTVPLLVGISLVSFLMMHMAPGGPIGAGTDLNPKATAESRARLKAYYGLDQPLHVQYGRWLGRMATLDFGDSFSPDGRPVAEKIKERIPITLTINVLSMGLIFLVAIPVGVYSAVRRGSLFDRISTVAVFTGFAIPTFWLALLLMILFGVKLGWLPISGISSMDYGSFGTLGKIADRARHLLLPVLLAGFGGLAGMSRYMRSNMLEVIRQDYVATARAKGLPEGTVVFRHAMRNALLPVITILGLSVPDLLGGSVIFETIFAIPGMGQLFYQGVMSRDYPLIMGILTIGAFLTLLGNLLADVGYALADPRIRQG from the coding sequence ATGCTCCGGTATATCGCGCGCCGGCTCCTGCTGACCGTTCCCCTCCTTGTCGGGATCAGCCTCGTCTCGTTCCTCATGATGCATATGGCTCCCGGGGGGCCGATCGGCGCGGGGACCGACCTCAACCCGAAAGCGACGGCCGAGTCGCGGGCGCGGCTCAAGGCGTATTACGGCCTCGACCAGCCGCTCCACGTCCAGTACGGACGGTGGCTTGGCCGGATGGCGACGCTGGATTTCGGCGACAGCTTCTCGCCGGACGGGCGGCCGGTGGCGGAGAAGATCAAGGAACGGATCCCGATCACGCTGACGATCAACGTCCTGTCGATGGGGCTCATCTTCCTGGTGGCCATTCCCGTGGGCGTTTACTCGGCGGTGCGAAGGGGGTCTCTCTTCGACCGGATCTCCACGGTGGCCGTCTTCACCGGGTTCGCCATCCCCACCTTCTGGCTCGCCCTGCTGCTGATGATCCTCTTCGGGGTGAAGCTCGGATGGCTCCCGATCTCCGGGATCTCGTCGATGGACTACGGGTCGTTCGGGACGCTCGGGAAGATCGCCGATCGCGCGCGGCACCTGCTCCTCCCCGTTCTGCTGGCGGGGTTCGGAGGGCTGGCGGGGATGTCGCGGTACATGCGGTCGAACATGCTCGAGGTGATCCGCCAGGACTACGTCGCCACCGCCCGTGCCAAGGGGCTTCCCGAGGGGACGGTCGTCTTCCGCCACGCGATGCGCAACGCCCTCCTGCCGGTGATCACGATCCTCGGCCTGTCGGTTCCCGACCTGCTCGGGGGCTCGGTGATCTTCGAAACGATCTTCGCGATCCCGGGGATGGGTCAACTGTTCTACCAGGGGGTGATGTCGCGGGACTACCCCCTGATCATGGGGATCCTGACGATCGGCGCGTTCCTCACGCTCCTCGGGAACCTGCTGGCGGACGTGGGGTACGCCCTCGCCGATCCGCGGATCCGGCAAGGGTGA
- a CDS encoding ABC transporter permease, whose amino-acid sequence MNGAPGIGRDFARRILRNRLAAAGGAVILFFFLVSALPGLFASHEPNRIDIVNILRPPSAAHPLGTDDLGRDVLARVVYGARVSLKVGFVAVGIATALGLLVGLLSGFYGGWIDAVLMRFVDMMLCFPTFFLILSVIAFLEPSIWNIMAVIGLTGWMGVARLVRAETLSIKERDFVAAARTQGAGDARIIFRHVLPNTLAPILVAATLGVAGAILTESALSFLGIGVQPPTPSWGNILTSGKDNIEYAWWLSLFPGLAILFTVLGYNLLGEGIRDAADPRLKGR is encoded by the coding sequence TTGAACGGGGCTCCGGGCATCGGGCGCGACTTCGCGCGACGGATTCTCCGGAACCGGCTCGCGGCGGCGGGCGGCGCGGTCATCCTCTTCTTCTTCCTCGTATCGGCGCTTCCGGGCCTCTTCGCCTCGCACGAGCCGAACCGGATCGACATCGTGAACATCCTGCGCCCTCCCTCGGCGGCGCACCCTCTCGGGACGGACGACCTCGGACGGGACGTCCTCGCCCGGGTCGTTTACGGCGCCCGCGTCTCCCTGAAGGTCGGGTTCGTCGCGGTCGGGATCGCCACCGCGCTGGGGCTGCTCGTGGGGCTTCTGTCGGGCTTCTACGGCGGGTGGATCGACGCGGTCCTGATGCGGTTCGTCGACATGATGCTCTGCTTCCCGACCTTCTTCCTCATCCTGTCGGTCATCGCCTTCCTCGAGCCGTCGATCTGGAACATCATGGCGGTCATCGGACTGACCGGCTGGATGGGGGTGGCGCGCCTGGTCCGGGCCGAGACTCTTTCGATCAAGGAGCGCGACTTCGTCGCGGCGGCGCGGACGCAGGGAGCCGGCGACGCCCGGATCATCTTCCGTCATGTCCTCCCCAATACGCTGGCGCCGATCCTGGTGGCGGCCACGCTTGGGGTGGCGGGGGCGATCCTCACCGAATCGGCGCTGTCGTTCCTCGGGATCGGCGTGCAGCCGCCGACCCCCTCGTGGGGGAACATCCTCACGTCGGGGAAGGACAACATCGAGTACGCGTGGTGGCTCTCCCTCTTCCCGGGGCTCGCGATCCTGTTCACCGTGCTCGGTTACAACCTGCTGGGCGAGGGGATCCGCGACGCCGCGGACCCGCGCCTGAAAGGAAGATAA
- a CDS encoding ABC transporter ATP-binding protein, with the protein MPETLLEVRGLRLSFATEKGTVRALFGVSFSVAPAETVGLVGESGCGKTVTALSILRLLSSPPAVVEGGEIRFRGEDLLALPEKRMCGVRGKSISMIFQEPMSSLNPVLTVGEQVAEVFTAHKACGKREAAVRAVEWLRKVHMPDPERRAREYPHQLSGGMRQRAMIAMALALEPALLIADEPTTALDVTIQAQILSLLRELRERE; encoded by the coding sequence ATGCCGGAGACGCTGCTCGAGGTTCGGGGGCTGCGGCTCTCCTTCGCGACGGAGAAGGGTACCGTTCGCGCCCTCTTCGGCGTCTCCTTCTCCGTCGCTCCCGCGGAAACGGTGGGTCTGGTCGGCGAGTCGGGGTGCGGAAAGACGGTCACGGCGTTGTCGATTCTCCGGCTCCTGTCGTCCCCTCCCGCCGTCGTCGAGGGCGGGGAGATCCGGTTCCGCGGCGAGGATCTGCTCGCCCTCCCTGAGAAGCGGATGTGCGGTGTGCGGGGAAAATCGATTTCGATGATCTTCCAGGAGCCGATGTCGTCCCTGAACCCCGTGCTGACGGTGGGGGAGCAGGTCGCCGAGGTGTTCACGGCGCACAAGGCGTGCGGAAAACGGGAGGCGGCGGTGCGCGCGGTGGAGTGGCTCCGCAAGGTCCACATGCCGGATCCGGAACGGCGGGCGCGGGAGTACCCGCATCAGTTGAGCGGTGGGATGCGGCAGCGGGCGATGATCGCGATGGCGCTGGCCCTCGAGCCGGCGCTCCTCATCGCCGACGAGCCGACCACGGCGCTCGACGTGACGATCCAGGCGCAGATCCTCTCGCTGCTGCGGGAGCTGCGGGAGCGGGAG